A genomic window from Mesorhizobium sp. 131-2-1 includes:
- the ribB gene encoding 3,4-dihydroxy-2-butanone-4-phosphate synthase, with protein sequence MPYDQKKIVEAIRAFERGEIVVVMDDDGRENEGDLIVAAVHCTPEKMAFIVRNTSGIVCTPMPREEAKRLNLAPMVADNDSAHTTAFTVSVDFKHGTTTGISADDRTLTVRNLANGNVGASDFVRPGHIFPLIAREGGVLMRSGHTEAAVDLCKLAGLPPIGVISELVNDDGTVKRGPQVQAFAEEHGLKQVSVADLIAYRQRKETLVERVACSDIDTLGGKAQVFTYTLPWDSMHHVAVVFGDIRDGEEVPVRLHSEDVVTDVFGTSHRLDGIMKAMGERRRGVIVYLREGSVGVAHQERKRPASGDREDHEEARRRENEWREIGLGAQILKDLGISSINLIASRERHYVGLEGFGIHIAKTEIF encoded by the coding sequence ATGCCTTACGACCAGAAGAAGATCGTCGAAGCCATCCGCGCCTTCGAGCGCGGCGAGATCGTCGTCGTCATGGACGATGACGGGCGCGAGAACGAGGGCGACCTGATCGTTGCCGCCGTCCACTGCACCCCGGAAAAGATGGCCTTCATCGTCCGCAACACCTCCGGCATCGTCTGCACGCCGATGCCGCGTGAGGAGGCAAAGCGCCTCAATCTGGCGCCGATGGTGGCCGACAACGACTCCGCCCACACCACGGCCTTCACCGTCAGCGTCGACTTCAAGCACGGCACCACGACCGGCATTTCCGCCGACGACCGCACACTGACCGTGCGCAACCTCGCCAACGGTAATGTCGGCGCTTCTGATTTCGTCCGCCCCGGACATATCTTTCCGCTGATCGCACGCGAAGGCGGCGTGCTGATGCGTTCGGGCCATACCGAGGCCGCCGTCGACCTTTGCAAGCTCGCTGGCCTTCCGCCGATCGGCGTCATTTCCGAGCTGGTCAACGACGACGGCACGGTCAAGCGGGGCCCGCAGGTGCAGGCTTTCGCGGAAGAGCATGGCCTGAAGCAGGTTTCGGTTGCCGATCTCATCGCCTACCGGCAACGCAAGGAAACGCTGGTCGAGCGAGTCGCCTGCTCCGACATCGACACCCTCGGCGGCAAGGCGCAGGTCTTCACCTACACGCTGCCCTGGGATTCCATGCACCACGTCGCGGTCGTCTTCGGCGATATCCGCGATGGCGAAGAGGTGCCGGTGCGCCTGCACTCCGAGGACGTCGTGACCGACGTGTTCGGCACCAGCCATCGGCTCGACGGCATCATGAAAGCGATGGGCGAACGCAGGCGCGGCGTCATCGTCTACCTGCGCGAGGGCTCGGTCGGCGTCGCCCACCAGGAACGCAAGCGGCCGGCGAGCGGTGACCGCGAGGACCACGAAGAGGCACGTCGCCGCGAGAACGAATGGCGCGAGATCGGCCTCGGCGCGCAGATCCTCAAGGATCTGGGCATTTCCTCGATCAACCTGATCGCCTCGCGCGAGCGCCACTATGTCGGCCTCGAAGGCTTTGGCATTCACATCGCCAAGACGGAAATTTTCTAG
- the aroC gene encoding chorismate synthase, which translates to MSHNTFGHLFRVTTWGESHGPALGCVVDGCPPGIRFTRAEIQAELDKRRPGQSRFVTQRREPDEVKILSGFILDEDGETMITTGTPVSMLIENVDQRSKDYGEISRQYRPGHADYTYEVKYGLRDYRGGGRSSARETAARVAAGALARKVVPGMVVRGALVSMGEKSIDRANWNWNFIGDAENPFFTPDPASVPVFTQYLDGIRKAGSSVGAIIEIVAEGVPAGLGAPIYAKLDQDIASGLMSINAVKGVEIGNGFEAARITGEQNADEMRMGNDGKPVFLSNNAGGILGGISTGQPIVARFAVKPTSSILTPRKSIDKDGNDVDVMTKGRHDPCVGIRAVPIGEAMVACAIADHYLRHRGQTGKGIGSRE; encoded by the coding sequence ATGTCTCACAACACCTTCGGTCATCTCTTCCGCGTCACCACCTGGGGCGAAAGCCACGGGCCGGCACTCGGCTGTGTTGTCGATGGCTGCCCGCCGGGCATCCGCTTCACCCGTGCCGAAATCCAGGCCGAACTCGACAAGCGCCGGCCCGGCCAATCGCGTTTCGTGACGCAGCGCCGCGAGCCCGACGAGGTCAAGATCCTCTCCGGCTTCATCCTCGACGAGGATGGCGAGACGATGATCACCACAGGCACGCCGGTCTCAATGCTGATCGAGAATGTCGACCAGCGCTCGAAGGACTATGGCGAGATTTCCCGCCAATACCGGCCGGGCCATGCCGACTACACCTACGAGGTCAAATACGGCCTGCGCGACTACCGTGGCGGCGGCCGCTCCTCGGCCCGCGAGACGGCGGCGCGCGTGGCGGCCGGCGCGCTCGCCCGCAAGGTGGTGCCGGGCATGGTGGTGCGCGGCGCCCTTGTGTCGATGGGCGAAAAATCCATCGACCGCGCCAACTGGAACTGGAATTTCATCGGCGATGCGGAAAATCCGTTCTTCACGCCGGACCCGGCGTCGGTTCCCGTCTTCACCCAATATCTCGACGGCATCCGCAAGGCGGGTTCCTCCGTCGGCGCGATCATCGAGATCGTCGCCGAGGGGGTTCCAGCCGGTCTCGGCGCGCCGATCTATGCCAAGCTCGATCAGGACATCGCGTCCGGGCTGATGTCGATCAACGCCGTCAAGGGCGTCGAGATCGGCAACGGGTTCGAGGCCGCCCGCATCACGGGCGAGCAGAATGCCGACGAGATGCGCATGGGCAATGACGGTAAGCCGGTGTTCCTGTCGAACAATGCCGGCGGCATCCTGGGCGGCATCTCGACCGGCCAGCCGATCGTCGCCCGTTTCGCGGTCAAGCCGACCTCCTCGATCCTGACTCCGCGCAAGTCGATCGACAAGGACGGCAACGACGTCGACGTCATGACCAAGGGCCGCCACGATCCGTGCGTCGGCATCCGCGCCGTGCCGATCGGCGAGGCGATGGTTGCCTGCGCGATTGCCGATCACTATCTGCGGCACAGAGGACAGACAGGGAAGGGAATAGGCAGTAGGGAATAG
- a CDS encoding glycosyltransferase family 2 protein: MALIPCYNEAATIATVVAEFRQSLPKARIYVYDNNSIDDTATVAASAGATVRREHRQGKGNVVRRMFSDIDADVYLIVDGDATYDASAAPAMVLELLSGPYDKVNGARAHASQLAFRPGHLIGNRLLTSLVSLFFGDQSRDMLSGYKALSRRFVKTFPAVSAGFEIETELLIHALELGVPMSEIETHYKERPAGSLSKLATYKDGFRILWVIFHLIRDLLPLPFFLSIAAALALIAIGFGTPVFLNYLSTGLVPRFPTLIAVSAAMILAFLSVFAGLILDSVARGRKEAKLLAYLSYRSVQR, translated from the coding sequence GTGGCGCTCATACCCTGCTACAACGAAGCCGCGACCATCGCGACCGTGGTGGCCGAGTTTCGCCAGTCTCTGCCGAAAGCCCGCATTTATGTCTATGACAACAACTCGATCGACGACACCGCGACGGTAGCCGCATCCGCTGGCGCGACTGTCCGCCGTGAGCATCGGCAGGGCAAGGGCAATGTGGTGCGGCGGATGTTTTCCGATATCGACGCGGACGTGTACCTGATCGTCGACGGCGATGCGACATACGATGCTTCCGCGGCGCCTGCCATGGTCCTCGAGCTCTTGTCCGGACCATACGACAAGGTGAATGGAGCACGCGCTCATGCCAGCCAGCTGGCATTCAGGCCGGGCCACCTCATCGGAAACCGCCTGCTTACATCGCTTGTTTCGCTTTTCTTCGGCGACCAAAGCCGGGACATGCTGTCCGGCTACAAGGCGCTGTCACGTCGGTTTGTAAAAACATTTCCGGCGGTAAGCGCGGGCTTTGAGATCGAGACCGAACTCCTGATCCATGCGCTGGAACTTGGCGTACCGATGAGCGAGATCGAAACGCATTACAAGGAGCGGCCCGCGGGCTCGTTGAGCAAACTGGCGACCTACAAAGACGGCTTTCGCATCCTGTGGGTGATTTTCCACTTGATCCGCGACCTGCTGCCGCTTCCGTTTTTCCTGTCGATCGCCGCGGCTCTGGCGCTGATAGCGATTGGATTCGGCACGCCCGTCTTCCTCAACTATCTCTCCACCGGATTGGTGCCCCGCTTTCCGACCTTGATAGCGGTGTCGGCAGCAATGATCCTCGCATTCCTTTCCGTATTCGCCGGCCTCATTCTCGATAGCGTGGCGCGCGGCCGCAAGGAGGCGAAGCTGCTTGCCTATCTATCCTACCGATCGGTGCAGCGGTGA
- a CDS encoding GtrA family protein — translation MARFLFAGGIGFVTDAVVFFGFVYGFGGSIITARVLASLVAMTVTWILNRSMTFVDGRMQNRTAEYGKYLIASFIGMGANLVVLNEASKIDANFYHVPAYLLGAIAGLVVNYALYDRMVFNGHRSLG, via the coding sequence ATGGCGCGCTTTCTCTTTGCCGGGGGCATTGGGTTCGTCACTGACGCGGTCGTGTTCTTCGGCTTCGTGTACGGTTTTGGCGGCTCGATCATCACGGCGCGCGTGTTGGCAAGCCTGGTCGCGATGACCGTGACCTGGATCCTGAACCGGAGCATGACTTTCGTTGACGGCCGCATGCAAAACAGAACCGCCGAGTACGGCAAATATCTGATTGCATCCTTCATCGGGATGGGCGCGAACCTCGTCGTGTTGAACGAGGCCAGCAAAATTGACGCCAATTTCTACCATGTGCCCGCGTATCTGCTCGGCGCGATTGCAGGCCTCGTCGTCAACTACGCTCTGTACGACCGAATGGTTTTCAACGGCCATCGAAGCCTGGGGTGA
- a CDS encoding methyltransferase domain-containing protein yields MAADQHQAPGDENIDSVFYRDGASNSFAMRLLKTARRNMFNLFIEQMRPSPQTTVLDIGVSDDENEGANFLEKSYPWPGKVTCAGIGTGEQVKARYPSATFRQIVPNEPLPFADKSFDIATSNAVLEHVGGVRERKRFILEHLRVGRSVFITVPNRWFPVEHHTGLPLLHYSPSAFRALLGKSSMEYWTKPENLDFLSRDLIRREWPGAKAPRVWMTGIRLGPFSSNIAIVAGDHTQT; encoded by the coding sequence ATGGCCGCTGATCAGCATCAAGCGCCCGGCGACGAGAACATCGACTCCGTCTTTTATCGCGACGGGGCGTCGAATTCGTTTGCAATGCGCCTGCTCAAGACCGCCAGACGGAACATGTTCAATCTGTTCATTGAACAGATGCGTCCCTCCCCGCAAACTACCGTTCTCGATATCGGCGTTTCCGACGACGAGAATGAAGGCGCCAATTTCCTCGAAAAATCCTACCCTTGGCCGGGAAAAGTGACTTGCGCAGGGATCGGAACCGGCGAGCAGGTCAAGGCACGTTACCCCTCCGCCACCTTTCGGCAAATCGTTCCCAATGAACCGCTGCCTTTTGCGGACAAGTCGTTCGACATAGCGACGTCCAACGCGGTCCTCGAGCATGTCGGGGGCGTGCGGGAGCGCAAGCGATTCATCCTGGAGCATTTGCGGGTTGGCCGCTCCGTCTTCATCACCGTCCCCAACCGCTGGTTCCCGGTCGAACATCACACCGGGCTGCCGCTTCTTCATTATTCGCCATCCGCGTTCCGCGCGCTGCTTGGCAAATCATCGATGGAATATTGGACGAAGCCGGAGAACCTGGACTTTCTCAGCCGCGATCTGATCAGGCGAGAATGGCCGGGAGCCAAGGCGCCGCGCGTCTGGATGACGGGGATCAGGCTCGGCCCCTTCAGTTCGAACATCGCCATCGTTGCCGGCGATCATACTCAGACCTAG
- a CDS encoding DUF1344 domain-containing protein produces MRTLIGAVAAMLLISTAAAFAGQTEGLIKKVDKDTLTLTLDDGKSYKLNAETDLDALQPGMDIVIAFDVTNGENVVTDMQLPDSDAN; encoded by the coding sequence ATGCGTACCCTGATTGGCGCTGTTGCCGCCATGCTGCTGATTTCCACCGCCGCCGCGTTCGCCGGTCAAACCGAAGGCCTGATCAAGAAGGTCGACAAGGACACGCTGACGCTGACCCTGGACGACGGCAAGTCCTACAAGCTCAACGCCGAGACCGATCTCGACGCGCTGCAGCCGGGCATGGACATCGTGATTGCGTTTGACGTCACCAACGGCGAGAACGTGGTCACGGATATGCAGCTACCGGACAGCGACGCCAATTAA
- a CDS encoding histidine phosphatase family protein → MYPLVYIARHGQTQWNTERRLQGQADTDINELGRQQATGNGRRLAALIGKGKDFDFVASPMRRTCETMELMRAAMGLDPLAYRTEPRLVELSFGDWQGFTFRELEARHPGSTHGRRAAKWDFQPPGDGAESYEMLLERTKPWFDALDRQTVCVTHGGVMRCLFRFVVGLSKQEAAGLEIPQDRLLRLEGRSLEWL, encoded by the coding sequence ATGTATCCGCTCGTCTACATCGCGCGCCACGGCCAGACGCAATGGAACACCGAGCGTCGCCTTCAGGGTCAGGCCGATACCGACATCAACGAACTTGGACGCCAGCAGGCGACTGGCAACGGCCGGCGCCTGGCCGCGCTGATCGGCAAGGGCAAGGATTTCGACTTTGTCGCCAGCCCGATGCGGCGCACGTGCGAAACCATGGAACTGATGCGGGCAGCAATGGGGCTCGACCCGCTCGCGTACCGGACAGAACCTCGTCTGGTGGAATTGAGTTTCGGCGACTGGCAGGGTTTTACGTTTCGGGAGCTCGAGGCCCGGCATCCTGGATCGACGCATGGACGGCGCGCCGCCAAATGGGATTTCCAGCCGCCCGGCGACGGCGCGGAAAGCTACGAGATGCTGCTCGAACGGACAAAGCCGTGGTTCGACGCGCTTGACAGGCAGACGGTCTGCGTCACCCATGGCGGTGTGATGCGCTGCCTGTTCCGCTTTGTCGTGGGTCTGTCCAAACAGGAGGCCGCTGGCCTGGAGATCCCGCAGGACCGGCTGCTCCGGCTGGAAGGCCGGAGCCTTGAGTGGCTGTAA
- the fabI gene encoding enoyl-ACP reductase FabI, with product MAGGQGLMAGKRGLILGVANNRSIAFGIAKACVDHGAEIALTYQGEAFKKRVEPLAAELNAHVAGHCDVTDPASLDAVFDDIARYWGKLDFLVHAIAFSDKDELTGRYVETTRDNFLRTMDISVFSFTTIAKRAEPLMTDGGSLLTLTYYGAEKVMPHYNVMGVAKAALEASVRYLAVDLGAKKIRVNAISAGPIKTLAASGIGDFRYILKWNEYNAPLKQTVTQEEVGDSGVYFLSDLSRGVTGEVHHVDSGYHVVGMKAVDAPDISTVKE from the coding sequence ATGGCGGGTGGACAGGGCCTCATGGCCGGCAAGCGCGGGCTGATCCTCGGCGTCGCGAACAATCGGTCGATCGCCTTCGGCATCGCCAAGGCCTGCGTCGATCACGGCGCCGAGATTGCGCTGACCTATCAGGGCGAAGCGTTCAAAAAGCGCGTCGAGCCGCTGGCGGCGGAACTCAACGCACATGTCGCCGGCCATTGCGACGTCACCGATCCAGCAAGTCTCGATGCCGTTTTCGACGATATCGCCAGGTACTGGGGCAAGCTCGACTTCCTCGTCCACGCCATCGCCTTTTCCGACAAGGACGAGCTGACCGGCCGCTATGTCGAGACGACGCGCGACAATTTCCTGCGCACCATGGACATTTCGGTGTTTTCCTTCACCACCATCGCCAAGCGCGCCGAGCCGTTGATGACCGATGGCGGCTCGCTGCTGACGCTGACTTACTACGGCGCCGAAAAGGTGATGCCGCACTACAACGTCATGGGTGTCGCCAAGGCGGCGCTCGAAGCCAGCGTGCGTTATCTTGCCGTCGACCTCGGCGCCAAGAAAATCCGCGTCAACGCCATCTCGGCCGGGCCGATCAAGACGCTTGCTGCCTCCGGCATCGGCGACTTCCGCTACATCCTGAAGTGGAACGAATACAACGCGCCGCTGAAGCAGACGGTCACCCAGGAAGAGGTCGGCGATTCCGGCGTCTATTTCCTTTCCGATCTGTCGCGCGGCGTCACCGGCGAGGTCCATCATGTCGATTCCGGCTACCATGTCGTCGGCATGAAGGCGGTCGACGCGCCCGACATCTCGACCGTCAAGGAATAG